One region of Camelina sativa cultivar DH55 chromosome 6, Cs, whole genome shotgun sequence genomic DNA includes:
- the LOC104698988 gene encoding putative F-box/LRR-repeat protein At3g49150, with product MFKVLNTVGYYLCCNCLRSVVTVDSKEVDICCKDMISDLPEALICHILSFLPVEVSALTSVLSKKWQYLFALRPNLEFDDAVIYLNPDGKRDETMFMDFVERVLALQGDYPINKLSLTCRRFIDSLCVSRWISNAMERGVSDLELRLNVNWANTMMRPNVFVSKTLVHLKIETGNGVVIDVEDVFLPKLKTLHLNKVLLQHSDNGFVKLITSCHVLEELVMTNLCWDGYWKRAVSSKTLKRLSLLCESGDNNPYSVSFDTPNLVYLFYYDFVADKYDELNFDSLVEASICLQMTSDQRANVSYEHMVGDATKFLMRIKNVQILYLFANTIEVLTFCCEQIPVFKNLTNLTIKTHKQAGWESLPALLKNCPNLETLIFHGIHHKDTMKCEDVDGCL from the exons ATGTTCAAAGTTCTCAATACCGTCGGGTACTACCTAT GTTGTAACTGTTTGAGATCTGTCGTCACTGTAGATTCAAAAGAGGTGGATATATGTTGCAAAGATATGATCAGTGATCTACCAGAAGCTCTTATTTGTCACATCTTGTCTTTCCTTCCCGTAGAAGTTTCGGCTTTGACTTCAGTACTTTCGAAAAAGTGGCAGTATCTTTTTGCTTTAAGACCAAATCTTGAGTTCGATGACGCTGTAATATATCTCAATCCGGACGGAAAAAGGGATGAGACAATGTTTATGGATTTCGTGGAAAGAGTATTGGCTTTGCAGGGTGATTATCCTATCAACAAGTTGTCTCTAACATGCCGACGTTTTATTGATTCACTTTGCGTCTCTCGTTGGATATCAAATGCCATGGAACGCGGTGTCTCGGATCTTGAATTACGCTTAAATGTTAATTGGGCTAATACGATGATGCGTCCAAATGTCTTTGTGAGCAAGACACTAGTTCATCTAAAAATAGAAACTGGAAACGGTGTCGTCATTGATGTGGAAgatgtttttcttccaaagcTCAAGACTCTCCATCTTAATAAAGTTCTCTTACAACACAGTGATAATGGCTTCGTGAAGCTTATTACTAGTTGTCATGTTCTTGAGGAATTAGTTatgacgaatctatgttgggaTGGTTACTGGAAACGCGCCGTGTCTTCAAAAACCCTCAAAAGACTATCGTTACTTTGTGAAAGCGGTGACAACAATCCGTATAGTGTTTCTTTTGATACACCCAATCTTGTCTACTTGTTTTACTATGATTTTGTTGCAGACAAGTATGATGAACTGAATTTCGATTCACTTGTTGAAGCTAGTATCTGTCTTCAAATGACATCAGATCAACGTGCAAATGTAAGCTATGAACATATGGTCGGTGATGctacaaagtttcttatgcGGATAAAAAATGTTCAGATCCTTTACTTATTTGCCAATACCATTGAG gtaCTTACTTTCTGCTGTGAGCAAATACCGGTATTCAAAAACCTGACTAATTTAACTATTAAGACTCACAAACAGGCAGGATGGGAATCATTGCCAGCTCTACTCAAGAACTGTCCAAATCTAGAAACCCTCATCTTCCAT GGAATCCATCACAAAGATACAATGAAATGTGAGGATGTTGACGGATGTCTATGA
- the LOC104791139 gene encoding peroxidase 34-like — protein sequence MHRSSTSSSSTSFTWTALITLGCLMLYASLSDAQLTPTFYDSSCPNVTNIVRDTIVNELRSDPRIAASILRLHFHDCFVNGCDASILLDNTTSFRTEKDAFGNANSARGFPVIDRMKAAVERACPRTVSCADMLTIAAQQSVTLAGGPSWRVPLGRRDSLQAFLQLANANLPGPSSTLQVLKDRFRNVGLDRPSDLVALSGGHTFGKNQCRFIINRLYNFSNTGLPDPTLNTTYLQTLRGLCPRNGNQSALVDFDLRTPTVFDNKYYVNLGERKGLIQSDQELFSSPNATDTIPLVRSYANSTQTFFNAFVEAMNRMGNITPLTGTQGQIRLNCRVVNSNSILQDVVEIVDFVSSM from the exons atgCATCGctcttccacttcttcttcttctacttcgttTACTTGGACAGCCTTAATCACATTGGGATGTCTTATGCTATATGCCTCTTTGTCCGATGCTCAACTTACCCCTACCTTTTATGACAGTTCGTGCCCAAACGTAACCAACATCGTACGAGATACCATTGTCAACGAGTTAAGGTCAGACCCTCGTATTGCCGCGAGCATCCTTCGTCTTCACTTCCACGACTGCTTTGTGAAT GGTTGTGATGCATCAATCTTGTTAGACAACACGACATCGTTTCGAACAGAGAAAGATGCATTCGGAAACGCAAATTCGGCTCGGGGATTTCCTGTGATTGATAGAATGAAAGCCGCAGTGGAGAGGGCATGCCCAAGAACGGTGTCATGCGCGGATATGCTAACCATCGCAGCTCAACAATCTGTCACTTTG GCGGGAGGTCCTTCTTGGAGAGTTCCTTTGGGGAGAAGAGACAGCTTACAAGCATTTTTGCAACTCGCTAATGCAAATCTTCCTGGTCCATCCTCCACACTTCAAGTACTTAAAGATAGATTTAGAAATGTTGGCCTCGACCGTCCTTCTGATCTCGTTGCGCTCTCTG GTGGCCACACATTTGGTAAAAATCAGTGCCGGTTTATTATAAACAGACTATACAACTTTAGCAACACCGGTTTACCCGACCCTACTCTCAACACTACTTACCTCCAAACTCTTCGTGGATTGTGTCCTCGTAATGGTAACCAAAGTGCCTTGGTGGATTTTGATCTGCGTACTCCTACCGTATTCGACAACAAATACTATGTTAACCTTGGTGAGCGAAAAGGTCTTATCCAGAGCGACCAAGAGTTGTTCTCTAGTCCCAATGCAACTGACACAATCCCTTTGGTGAGATCATATGCTAATAGCACACAAACCTTCTTCAATGCGTTTGTGGAGGCGATGAATAGGATGGGAAATATCACACCTCTCACAGGAACTCAAGGACAAATCAGATTGAATTGTAGGGTGGTGAATTCCAACTCTATACTCCAAGATGTGGTTGAAATTGTTGACTTTGTTAGCTCTATGTGA
- the LOC104791142 gene encoding putative pentatricopeptide repeat-containing protein At3g49142, with the protein MKRINVDLRLLHFPKFRKFQSRKVSSSLPKLELDQDSPQETAFVLGQVLDTYPDLRTLRTVHSRIIMEDLRYNSSLGVKLMRAYASLKDVASARKVFEEIPERNVIIVNVMIRSYVNNGFYREGIQVFGKMCGCNVRPDHYTFPCVLKACSCSGDIVIGKKIHGSATRVGLSSTLFVGNGLVSMYGKCGSLSEARLVLDEMSRRDVVSWNSLVAGYAQNQRFDDALQVCKEMESVKISHDAGTMASLLAAVSNTTPENVKYVKDMFFKMGEKSLVSWNVMIGVYMKNAMPVEAVELYSRMEADGFEPDAVSITSVLPACGDTSALSLGKKIHGYIERKKLIPNLLLENALIDMYAKCGCLDRERDVFENMKSRDIVSWTAMISAYGFSGKGCDAVALFSKMQDSGLVPDSIAFVTTLAACSHAGLLEEGRSYFKLMTDHYKITPRLEHLACMVDLLGRAGKVKEAYKFIQEMSLEPNERVWGALLGACRVHSDTDIGLLAADKLFQLAPEQSGYYVLLSNIYAKAGRWEEVTNIRHIMKRKGLKKNPGSSNVEVNGEIHTFLVGDRTHPQSDEIYRELDVFVKKMKELGYVPDSESALHDVEEEDKETHLAVHSEKLAIVFALMNTVEEDSNNAIRITKNLRICGDCHVAAKLISQITSREIIIRDTNRFHVFRFGVCSCGDYW; encoded by the coding sequence ATGAAACGCATCAATGTCGATCTCCGTCTTCTCCATTTTCCGAAATTCAGAAAATTTCAATCACGAAAAGTATCTTCTTCCCTACCCAAATTGGAACTCGATCAGGATTCACCACAGGAGACAGCTTTCGTGCTTGGTCAGGTACTTGACACTTACCCAGATCTCAGAACACTTAGAACAGTCCACTCCAGGATCATTATGGAAGATTTACGCTACAATTCGTCTTTGGGTGTTAAACTTATGAGAGCTTATGCTTCTCTAAAAGATGTAGCATCAGCACGTAAGGTGTTCGAAGAAATTCCTGAGAGAAACGTAATCATCGTTAATGTTATGATCAGAAGCTATGTGAATAACGGCTTTTACCGTGAAGGTATTCAAGTGTTTGGGAAGATGTGTGGATGTAATGTTAGACCTGATCATTACACTTTCCCGTGTGTTTTAAAGGCGTGTTCTTGCTCTGGGGATATTGTCATTGGCAAGAAGATTCATGGGTCTGCTACAAGAGTTGGGCTCTCTTCGACTTTGTTTGTTGGGAATGGTTTAGTTTCTATGTATGGAAAGTGTGGATCTTTATCTGAAGCAAGGCTTGTACTTGATGAGATGTCAAGAAGAGATGTGGTCTCTTGGAACTCGTTAGTTGCTGGTTATGcgcaaaatcagagatttgatGATGCTTTGCAAGTTTGTAAGGAAATGGAGTCTGTGAAGATAAGCCATGATGCTGGCACGATGGCTAGTCTGTTAGCTGCAGTGAGCAATACAACTCCTGAAAACGTTAAATATGTTAAAGATATGTTTTTCAAAATGGGGGAAAAGAGTTTGGTTTCGTGGAATGTGATGATCGGTGTGTATATGAAAAACGCGATGCCTGTTGAAGCCGTGGAGTTGTATTCCCGAATGGAGGCTGATGGGTTCGAACCTGATGCAGTCTCAATCACAAGTGTTTTACCTGCTTGTGGAGATACATCTGCTCTGTCTCTTGGTAAGAAAATCCATGGATACATTGAGAGGAAGAAGCTAATACCAAATCTGTTGTTAGAGAATGCACTGATCGATATGTATGCCAAATGTGGATGTctagacagagagagagatgtgtttGAGAACATGAAGTCACGTGATATTGTGTCTTGGACAGCTATGATTTCAGCTTATGGATTCAGCGGGAAAGGCTGTGACGCAGTGGCATTGTTTTCGAAAATGCAAGATTCGGGTCTCGTCCCTGATTCAATTGCGTTTGTCACAACGCTCGCTGCTTGTAGCCACGCAGGTTTACTAGAAGAAGGTCGGAGTTATTTCAAACTCATGACAGATCATTACAAGATCACTCCTAGGTTAGAGCAtttggcttgtatggtggatcTTCTTGGCCGAGCCGGGAAAGTGAAAGAAGCTTACAAATTCATACAAGAAATGTCACTGGAACCAAATGAGAGAGTTTGGGGAGCCCTATTAGGAGCTTGCAGGGTGCATTCTGATACAGACATCGGTCTACTAGCAGCTGATAAACTTTTCCAGTTAGCACCAGAGCAATCGGGTTACTACGTATTGCTTTCTAACATATACGCAAAGGCTGGAAGATGGGAAGAAGTGACAAACATCAGACATATAATGAAGAGAAAAGGGTTAAAGAAAAATCCCGGATCAAGCAACGTTGAGGTCAATGGAGAAATTCATACATTCTTAGTAGGCGACAGGACACACCCGCAGTCCGACGAGATATACAGAGAGCTGGatgtttttgtaaagaaaatgaaagagttAGGTTATGTTCCTGATTCAGAATCAGCACTTCACGatgtagaggaagaagataaagagacgCATTTAGCTGTTCACAGTGAGAAGTTAGCCATTGTGTTTGCTCTCATGAACACAGTGGAAGAAGACAGTAATAACGCCATAAGAATAACGAAGAATCTTAGGATTTGTGGAGATTGTCATGTTGCAGCAAAGCTCATCTCACAGATAACTTCTCGTGAGATCATCATCAGAGACACCAATAGATTTCATGTGTTCCGGTTTGGTGTTTGCTCTTGTGGTGACTATTGGTGA
- the LOC104791141 gene encoding peroxidase 33 translates to MKFSSSSTTSYIWTLLITLGCLMLRASLSDAQLTPSFYDTSCPNVTNIVRDTIVNELRSDPRIAGSILRLHFHDCFVNGCDASILLDNTTSFQTEKDALGNANSSRGFDVIDRMKAAIERACPRTVSCADMLTIAAQQSVTLAGGPSWKVPLGRRDSLQAFLDLANDNLPAPTLTLPELKANFKNVGLDRPSDLVALSGGHTFGKNQCRFIIDRLYNFGNTSLPDPTLNTTYLQTLRGLCPQNGNLSALVDFDLRTPTVFDNKYYVNLKEQKGLIQTDQELFSSPNATDTIPLVRAFADGTQKFFDAFVEAMNRMGNITLLTGTQGEIRLNCRVVNSNSLLHDVVEIVDFVSSM, encoded by the exons atgaagttctcttcatcttctacaACTTCGTACATTTGGACACTCTTAATCACATTGGGATGTCTTATGCTTCGTGCGTCCTTGTCCGATGCTCAACTTACTCCTTCCTTTTACGACACTTCATGTCCTAACGTCACCAACATCGTTAGAGATACTATAGTAAACGAGCTAAGATCGGACCCTCGTATCGCCGGGAGTATCCTTCGTCTTCACTTCCACGACTGCTTTGTAAAT GGTTGTGATGCATCGATCTTGTTAGACAACACGACATCATTTCAAACAGAGAAAGATGCGTTAGGAAACGCAAATTCATCTAGGGGATTTGATGTGATTGATAGAATGAAAGCCGCAATAGAGAGGGCGTGCCCAAGAACCGTTTCATGCGCAGATATGCTCACCATTGCAGCTCAACAATCTGTTACTTTG GCAGGAGGTCCCTCTTGGAAGGTTCCTTTGGGGAGAAGAGACAGCTTGCAAGCATTTTTGGACCTCGCTAATGATAATCTTCCAGCTCCAACCTTAACACTTCCAGAACTTAAGgccaactttaaaaatgttggCCTCGATCGTCCTTCTGATCTTGTTGCTCTCTCCg gGGGTCACACATTTGGTAAAAATCAATGTCGATTTATTATAGACAGATTATACAACTTCGGAAACACCAGTTTACCCGACCCTACTCTCAACACTACTTACCTCCAAACTCTTCGTGGACTATGTCCCCAAAATGGAAATCTAAGTGCCTTGGTGGATTTTGATCTGCGTACGCCTACGGTATTCGACAACAAATACTACGTGAATCTGAAAGAACAAAAAGGTCTTATCCAAACCGATCAAGAGTTGTTCTCTAGCCCCAATGCCACAGACACGATCCCCTTGGTGAGAGCATTTGCTGATGGCACACAAAAATTCTTTGATGCGTTCGTGGAGGCAATGAACAGGATGGGAAATATTACACTTCTTACTGGAACTCAAGGAGAAATCAGGTTGAATTGTAGAGTGGTGAACTCCAACTCTCTACTCCATGATGTGGTGGAGATTGTTGACTTTGTTAGCTCTATGTGA
- the LOC104791140 gene encoding peroxidase 34, which translates to MKFSASSASTSFTWTILITLGCLMLRASLSDAQLTPTFYDTSCPNVTNIIRDTIVNELRSDPRIAASILRLHFHDCFVNGCDASILLDNTTSFRTEKDALGNANSARGFPVIDRMKAAIERACPRTVSCADVLTIAAQQSVTLAGGPSWRVPLGRRDSLQAFLELANNNLPGPFDTLQTLKKSFSNVGLDRPSDLVALSGGHTFGKNQCRFIRDRLYNFTNTGLPDPTLNATYLQTLRGLCPQNGNLSALVDFDLRTPTVFDNKYYVNLKEQKGLLQTDQELFSSPDATDTIPLVRAYADGTQTFFNAFVEAMNRMGNITPLTGTQGQIRLNCRVVNSNSLLHDVVEIVDFVSSM; encoded by the exons ATGAAGTTCTCTGCTTCTTCGGCTTCTACTTCATTCACATGGACAATCTTAATCACATTGGGATGTCTTATGCTTCGCGCGTCTTTGTCCGATGCTCAGCTTACTCCTACCTTTTACGACACTTCATGTCCTAACGTCACGAACATCATAAGAGATACCATTGTCAACGAGTTAAGGTCAGATCCTCGTATCGCTGCGAGCATCCTTCGCCTTCACTTTCACGACTGCTTTGTTAAT GGTTGTGACGCATCGATCTTGCTGGACAACACGACATCATTCCGCACAGAGAAAGATGCGCTTGGAAACGCGAATTCGGCTAGGGGATTTCCCGTGATAGATAGAATGAAAGCCGCAATAGAGAGGGCGTGCCCAAGAACCGTTTCATGCGCAGATGTGCTCACCATTGCAGCTCAGCAATCTGTCACTCTG GCAGGAGGTCCTTCTTGGAGGGTACCTTTGGGGAGAAGAGACAGCTTACAAGCATTTCTGGAACTCGCTAATAATAATCTTCCTGGTCCATTTGACACACTTCAAACACTCAAAAAAAGCTTTAGTAATGTTGGCCTCGACCGTCCTTCTGATCTTGTTGCTCTCTCCG GTGGTCACACATTTGGTAAAAATCAATGTCGATTTATTAGAGACAGATTATACAACTTCACCAACACCGGTTTACCCGACCCTACTCTCAACGCTACTTACCTCCAAACCCTTCGTGGACTATGTCCCCAAAATGGCAATCTAAGTGCCTTGGTGGATTTTGATCTGCGTACGCCTACGGTTTTCGACAACAAATATTACGTGAATCTGAAAGAACAAAAAGGTCTTCTCCAGACCGATCAAGAGTTGTTCTCTAGCCCCGATGCAACTGACACAATCCCCTTAGTGAGAGCATATGCTGATGGCACACAAACATTCTTCAATGCATTTGTGGAGGCAATGAATAGGATGGGAAACATTACACCTCTTACAGGAACTCAAGGACAAATCAGGTTGAATTGTAGGGTGGTGAATTCCAACTCTCTACTCCATGATGTGGTGGAGATTGTTGACTTTGTTAGCTCCATGTGA
- the LOC104791143 gene encoding uncharacterized protein At3g49140 gives MIESVMAVRLSTGFCSSTAFLQYRSNSTSEEGGSCFHYASRRVFQPQRLNHIDGSGLLKYKGDYLKKKLPRKNRIQATAEYVDSASDPENQTGKSRYHPSEEISASLPQNAGDFRLSPAETTRTIIEVNNKGTLMLTGSIGDGVHENILWPDIPYITDQNGNLYFQVKEDEDVMQSVTSENNYVQVIVGFDTMEMIKEMELRGLSDSDYETDDDENEGEDDSEDTEDDEDEEEWVAVLEDEDEDDDDDEDDSDSDESLGDWANLETMRSCHPMFFAKRMTEVASNDPVDWMDQPSAGLAIQGLLSHILVEDYSDIQKRLAESNSTITSGNKDAENLEEKLADISKAGGEESEIGSSEGEKPRNVVAFYKLEMIRIQLITAQGDQTEVEVEDVRKAQPDAIAHASAEIISRLEESGDKLTEALKSLCWRHNGVQAEEVKLIGIDSLGFDLRLCSGAKIESLRFAFSTRAISEDKAEEQIRELLFPTKQQKPK, from the exons ATGATTGAGTCGGTTATGGCCGTACGTCTCTCCACCGGATTTTGCTCCTCGACGGCGTTTCTCC AGTATCGTTCTAATTCGACCTCGGAAGAAGGAGGAAGTTGCTTCCATTATGCTTCTCGCCGCGTTTTTCAGCCTCAACGTCTAAACCATATTGATGG GAGTGGACTTCTGAAGTACAAAGGtgactatttaaaaaaaaaactcccaaGGAAGAATCGAATTCAAGCCACAGCAGAGTACGTAGATTCAGCTTCAGATCCAGAAAATCAAACTGGCAAATCAAGGTATCATCCTTCAGAAGAAATCAGTGCCTCCTTGCCACAGAATGCCGGAGATTTCAGGCTTTCACCTGCAGAAACTACTAGAACCATCATTGAG GTGAACAATAAAGGAACCCTGATGCTTACAGGTTCAATTGGTGATGGAGTTCATGAGAATATTCTCTGGCCTGATATACCATATATAACAGATCAGAATGGAA ATTTATACTTTCAAGTAAAGGAAGATGAGGATGTCATGCAGTCTGTTACTTCTGAAAATAATTATGTG CAAGTAATAGTAGGTTTTGATACAATGGAGATGATCAAGGAAATGGAGCTGAGGGGTCTATCTGATAGTGACTatgaaactgatgatgatgagaatgaaGGAGAAGATGACAGTGAGGATACAGAAGATGACGAAGATGAGGAg GAATGGGTTGCTGTTCtagaggatgaagatgaagacgacgatgatgatgaggatgattcCGATTCCGATGAATCGCTTGGAGACTGGGCAAATTTGGAAACAATGAGGAGTTGTCATCCCATGTTCTTTGCAAAGAGAATGACTGAG GTTGCTTCGAATGATCCTGTTGATTGGATGGATCAGCCATCTGCTGGTCTTGCTATCCAGGGACTTTTGAGTCATATCTTAGTGGAAGATTATTCAGATATCCAAAAGAGACTTGCTGAGAGCAATTCTACAATTACGAGCGGAAACAAGGATGCAGAAAACTTAGAAGAGAAACTTGCAGATATTAGTAAGGCAGGTGGTGAAGAATCTGAGATAGGTTCATCGGAGGGTGAAAAACCAAGAAATGTGGTGGCATTTTACAAGCTGGAGATGATACGAATTCAGCTTATTACAGCACAAGGGGATCAG ACTGAAGTTGAGGTGGAAGATGTCAGAAAAGCACAACCTGATGCTATTGCTCATGCATCAGCTGAAATCATAAGCCGTTTAGAAGAATCTGGTGACAAACTAACTGAAGCCCTCAAATCTCTGTGTTGGAGACATAACGGTGTTCAAGCAGAG gAAGTGAAGTTGATTGGGATAGATTCATTGGGTTTTGACCTCAGGCTTTGCTCAGGAGCTAAAATTGAATCATTGCGGTTTGCATTCTCGACAAGG GCAATATCAGAAGACAAGGCAGAAGAGCAAATTAGAGAATTATTATTCCCAACAAAGCAACAGAAACCGAAGTGA